One Purpureocillium takamizusanense chromosome 1, complete sequence genomic window carries:
- a CDS encoding uncharacterized protein (EggNog:ENOG503P2NU~TransMembrane:8 (n3-14c22/23o38-61i82-102o114-135i156-176o196-216i255-271o291-308i320-344o)~COG:S): MATTTLVSGVAFGAAMVAAGFANPTVVVSQMKFESWHMFQAFLAATASSAVIYSVAERLGYVKLQPRSSSPLGLFSRYDGNILGGALLGAGMAVSGSCPGTLYAQLATGVRTGFYVLAGAVTGGVLWTGYLAPLVKRRRENAAIKPAPGVISESLGLSRAATLVLFEAACVAVVVATAAGAKSTNGGSAAFAGGDLIPAGAVGGLFIGLAQLVSLVTRRTMVGISGSFEDAGNYFWWLFRDAAAAEKRPRTYQNMLFAAAAAAGAWAMARVLPDSAVFGAVAGPLLEMPPLRAVLGGVLIAVGSRLAGGCTSGHGISGMSLLSTSSVVTIASTFGTGALVAPLIY; this comes from the exons atggcgacgacgacgctcgtctCCGGCGTGGCCTTTGGCGcggccatggtcgccgccggcttcgccaacccgaccgtcgtcgtctcgcagATGAAGTTTGAGTCCTGGCACATGTTCCAGGCCTTtctggccgccaccgccagcagcgc CGTCATATACTCCGTCGCCGAAAGGCTCGGCTACGTCAAGCTCCAGCCGCGAAGCTCCTCTCCGCTCGGCCTCTTCTCCCGCTATGACGGCAACAttctcggcggcgctctgCTAGGCGCCGGCATGGCCGTCTCCGGGTCCTGCCCCGGCACGCTCTACGCACAGCTCGCCACCGGCGTCCGCACCGGCTTCTACGTGCTCGCTGGTGCCGTGACCGGCGGTGTGCTGTGGACGGGCTACCTCGCGCCCCTCgtcaagcgccgccgcgagaacgccgccatcaagcCCGCGCCCGGCGTCATCAGCGAGTCGCTCGGGctctcccgcgccgcgacccTAGTGCTCTTCGAGGCggcctgcgtcgccgtcgtcgtcgcgaccGCGGCCGGCGCAAAGTCCACCAACGGCGGTTCTGCAGCgtttgccggcggcgatctcatccccgcgggcgccgtcggcgggctattcatcggcctcgcccagctcgtctCCCTGGTCACGCGCCGCACCATGGTCGGCATCTCGGGCTCCTTCGAGGACGCCGGCAACTACTTCTGGTGGCTcttccgcgacgccgccgccgcggagaAGCGCCCACGCACGTACCAGAACATGCTcttcgccgctgccgccgcggccggtgcGTGGGCCATGGCTAGAGTGCTGCCGGACTCGGCCGTcttcggcgccgtggccggcccCCTGCTcgagatgccgccgctgcgggccgTGCTGGGAGGCGTGCTCATCGCCGTCGGCTCACGGCTGGCGGGTGGGTGTACGTCCGGCCACGGCATCAGCGGCAtgtcgctgctgtcgacgtcgagcgtcgTCACGATTGCGAGCACATTTGGCACGGGCGCATTGGTAGCGCCCTTGATTTACTAA
- a CDS encoding uncharacterized protein (COG:J~EggNog:ENOG503P4XE), whose amino-acid sequence MARNNISSGSAFEAEIGYSRAVVVDDWIVVSGTTGYNYQTGAISDDVAEQAQQILVNVAAALHEAGASMADVVRVRYILPDRRDFPKTWPVLKQWFGEVRPAATMVESGLMKEEMKIEIEVTAKKGCGAKKQ is encoded by the exons ATGGCCCGCAACAACATCAGCTCCGGCTCTGCATTCGAGGCCGAGATTGGATACTCTCgcgccgtggtcgtcgacgactgGATCGTCGTCTCGGGAACCACTGG GTACAACTACCAGACGGGCGCCATCtccgacgacgtggccgagCAAGCGCAGCAGatcctcgtcaacgtcgccgcggcgctgcacgaggcgggcgcctcCATGGCAGACGTGGTGCGCGTGCGGTACATCCTCCCGGACCGCCGCGACTTCCCCAAGACGTGGCCGGTCTTGAAGCAGTGGTTCGGCGAggtgcggccggcggcgaccatggtCGAGAGCGGGCTCATGAAGGAGGAGATGAAGATTGAGATTGAGGTGACGGCCAAGAAGGGCTGTGGCGCCAAGAAGCAGTAG